A DNA window from Pseudorasbora parva isolate DD20220531a chromosome 19, ASM2467924v1, whole genome shotgun sequence contains the following coding sequences:
- the evx1 gene encoding homeobox even-skipped homolog protein 1: protein MDSAKDMLIRADGGQVGTLSAKTGSNLTEATGDPVRKLPDKPINQNRLSPVPYSQSLVDDATKGHRSAKYGDVTLASKPSAPDRDLSDIPNKEASSSDAESDLYEEIDVSCTPESMDYPSGQGLAMGSPNHSKKVGVDSKMGSGPGSLNYSSDQMRRYRTAFTREQIARLEKEFYRENYVSRPRRCELAAALNLPETTIKVWFQNRRMKDKRQRLAMTWPHPADPAFYTYMMSHAAATGSLPYPFQSHLPLPYYSPLSGVAASSASAAGGPFSNPLRSLDSFRVLSHPYPRPELLCAFRHPSLYPSPGHGLGPGGSPCSCLACHAASQSNGLPHRSNNADFSCSPTTRTEAFLTFSPAVISKSSSVSLDQREEVPLTR, encoded by the exons ATGGACAGCGCTAAGGACATGCTGATTCGCGCCGACGGCGGTCAGGTTGGCACACTATCTGCCAAAACTGGCTCTAATTTGACGGAAGCTACTGGAGACCCCGTGCGCAAGTTACCGGACAAACCGATTAACCAGAACAGACTAAGTCCAGTGCCTTATTCGCAAAGCTTAGTGGATGACGCGACAAAGGGACACCGTAGCGCGAAGTACGGAGATGTGACACTTGCTAGCAAGCCCTCTGCACCAGACAGAGACCTGTCAGACATTCCCAACAAAGAGGCCAGCAGCTCAGATGCGGAATCAGACCTCTATGAGGAAATAGATGTCAGCTGTACCCCAGAGAGCATGGATTACCCGAGTGGGCAAG GACTGGCTATGGGCTCGCCGAACCACAGTAAAAAAGTCGGTGTGGACAGCAAGATGGGTTCAGGCCCCGGTTCTCTCAACTATAGTTCTGACCAGATGCGAAGGTATCGAACAGCATTCACGAGGGAGCAGATAGCAAGACTGGAAAAAGAGTTTTACCGGGAAAATTACGTATCCAGGCCACGTAGGTGCGAGTTGGCGGCTGCCTTAAATTTACCGGAAACAACAATAAAG GTTTGGTTTCAGAACCGTCGCATGAAGGACAAGAGACAGCGACTGGCTATGACTTGGCCGCATCCTGCCGACCCCGCCTTTTACACCTATATGATGAGCCATGCTGCAGCCACGGGCAGCCTCCCCTACCCATTTCAATCTCACCTTCCTCTACCTTACTACTCTCCACTCAGCGGGGTGGCTGCAAGTTCAGCCTCTGCTGCCGGGGGTCCATTCTCCAATCCTCTGCGCTCGCTGGACAGTTTTCGGGTGCTTTCACATCCATACCCGCGTCCTGAGCTACTGTGCGCTTTCAGACACCCATCACTGTACCCCAGCCCGGGTCATGGGCTTGGTCCTGGGGGAAGCCCATGCTCCTGCCTTGCCTGTCACGCTGCCAGTCAGTCGAACGGGCTTCCACATAGGTCCAACAACGCAGACTTCTCGTGTTCGCCCACAACCAGGACTGAGGCCTTCCTCACGTTCTCACCAGCAGTCATCAGCAAATCATCTTCAGTGTCTTTGGATCAGAGGGAGGAAGTGCCACTAACCAGATAA
- the hoxa13a gene encoding homeobox protein Hox-A13a, whose protein sequence is MTTSLLLRPRWIDPVMFLYDNGGGLDDTGKNMEGFTGGNFSPSPCRNLMAHPASLAPSAAYPSSEVAAAGAGEPGKQCSPCSAVQGSASASITYGYFGGGGYYPCRMSHHHGGGGGVKTCAQSPVSSSPYGEKYMDTSASTGEDYATSRAKEFAFYSSYASSPYQPVPSYLDVPVVQAVSGPAEPRHESLLPMESYQPWAITASGWNGQVYCTKEQPQTGSVWKSSIPEAVSHGGTDGSSFRRGRKKRVPYTKVQLKELEREYAANKFITKDKRRRISAQTNLSERQVTIWFQNRRVKEKKVVNKLKGSS, encoded by the exons ATGACAACGTCACTGCTTCTCCGCCCGCGCTGGATTGACCCGGTCATGTTTCTCTATGATAACGGTGGCGGCTTGGACGACACCGGCAAAAATATGGAAGGGTTCACGGGAGGTAACTTCTCGCCGAGCCCGTGCAGGAATTTGATGGCTCACCCTGCCTCTCTTGCGCCCAGCGCTGCTTATCCGTCAAGCGAAGTGGCTGCCGCTGGAGCGGGTGAGCCTGGTAAGCAATGCAGCCCCTGTTCAGCTGTCCAGGGTTCAGCCAGCGCTTCAATTACATACGGATATTTCGGTGGCGGTGGATACTATCCTTGCCGAATGTCCCACCACCACGGGGGCGGTGGAGGTGTGAAGACATGCGCCCAATCCCCCGTCTCTTCCTCACCTTACGGGGAAAAATACATGGACACGTCCGCGTCTACAGGCGAAGATTATGCCACTTCGCGCGCCAAGGAGTTCGCCTTCTACTCGAGCTACGCCTCAAGCCCGTATCAGCCGGTTCCGAGCTATCTGGATGTGCCTGTAGTCCAGGCAGTGAGCGGGCCTGCAGAACCCCGGCATGAGTCTTTATTACCAATGGAGAGTTACCAGCCGTGGGCTATCACAGCCAGTGGCTGGAACGGGCAGGTCTACTGCACCAAAGAGCAACCACAGACGGGAAGCGTGTGGAAATCGTCTATACCAG AGGCAGTGTCTCATGGAGGGACAGACGGCAGCTCCTTCCGCCGCGGGAGGAAGAAACGTGTTCCATACACCAAGGTGCAGCTTAAGGAGCTTGAACGGGAGTATGCCGCCAACAAGTTTATCACCAAGGACAAACGCAGGCGGATATCCGCTCAGACCAACCTGTCTGAACGACAGGTCACTATCTGGTTCCAGAACCGAAGGGTAAAGGAGAAAAAAGTCGTCAACAAATTAAAAGGCAGCAGTTAG